A region from the Oceanidesulfovibrio marinus genome encodes:
- a CDS encoding ATP-dependent Clp protease adaptor ClpS has translation MTTPNKRPEFEPEIGLEDEVGEPRKYKVLLHNDDYTTMDFVVQVLIEVFRKSETEATHIMLTIHEKGVGTCGIYPAEVAETKINEVHTRARREGFPLRASMEEV, from the coding sequence ATGACCACTCCCAATAAACGCCCCGAGTTCGAACCGGAAATTGGTCTTGAGGACGAGGTAGGGGAGCCTCGCAAGTACAAAGTGCTTCTGCACAATGACGACTACACAACTATGGACTTCGTCGTTCAAGTGCTTATTGAAGTTTTTCGGAAGTCGGAAACAGAAGCAACGCATATCATGCTGACCATTCATGAGAAGGGGGTCGGCACATGCGGCATATATCCGGCAGAGGTCGCCGAGACCAAGATAAACGAGGTCCATACCCGCGCACGACGGGAAGGTTTTCCTCTGCGGGCTTCCATGGAGGAAGTGTGA